A portion of the Pseudomonas sp. GR 6-02 genome contains these proteins:
- a CDS encoding maltoporin has translation MKTTINRSLVAAGMCLALPLSAQALEFAGYLRSGVGTSVNSGKQQCFQLPGAQTKYRLGNECEQYAELELRQDLYTLDDGSVLSVDGMASLYNQYDKDLTFNGDNGSVRMPQLYAQWSNMPSLNGGSLWAGRRYYKRNDIHISDFYYWNQSATGGGIEDVLIGDLKYSYAFSRKDNLYQKDYINRHDFNVAGFNTNPGGELEFGLSYIDKPDSRDAHRGWAITTQHVQKGFLGGKNKLAFQYGEGPGTGLGYTGNVKLDDSSKSYRVVEFFDWQVTPRFGGQVEAVYQKDIRPDGADQNWISLGIRPAYAITEQIKLVTELGHDQVEATGGTRKLSKFTIAPTWSPKGPEFWARPEVRLYYTYASWNEAAKRAANELAAGSALSDTGAFGTARHGSNVGLQVEYWWK, from the coding sequence TTGAAAACAACAATAAATCGCAGTCTTGTAGCGGCGGGCATGTGCCTGGCGTTACCACTGTCAGCCCAGGCGCTGGAATTCGCCGGTTACTTGCGCAGCGGCGTCGGGACCTCGGTTAACAGCGGTAAACAGCAGTGTTTCCAGCTACCGGGAGCGCAGACCAAATACCGCTTGGGTAACGAGTGTGAACAGTACGCTGAACTTGAATTGCGCCAGGATCTGTACACCCTGGACGATGGTTCGGTGCTCAGCGTCGACGGCATGGCATCGCTGTATAACCAGTACGACAAGGACCTGACGTTCAACGGTGACAACGGCTCGGTGCGCATGCCGCAGCTGTATGCGCAATGGTCGAACATGCCCAGCCTCAATGGTGGTTCGCTGTGGGCCGGTCGGCGTTACTACAAACGTAACGACATCCATATTTCCGACTTCTACTACTGGAACCAGAGCGCCACCGGCGGCGGTATCGAAGACGTGCTGATCGGTGATCTGAAGTACAGCTACGCCTTCTCGCGCAAGGACAACCTGTACCAGAAAGACTACATCAACCGTCACGATTTCAACGTCGCCGGCTTCAACACCAACCCCGGCGGTGAGTTGGAGTTCGGCTTGAGCTACATCGACAAGCCCGACAGCCGCGACGCTCACCGTGGCTGGGCGATCACCACCCAGCATGTGCAGAAAGGTTTCCTGGGCGGCAAGAACAAACTGGCCTTTCAGTACGGCGAAGGCCCCGGCACGGGGTTGGGCTATACCGGTAACGTGAAGCTGGACGACAGCAGTAAAAGTTATCGCGTGGTGGAGTTCTTCGACTGGCAAGTGACGCCGCGCTTCGGCGGGCAGGTCGAGGCGGTTTATCAGAAGGACATTCGCCCCGACGGCGCTGACCAGAACTGGATTTCCCTCGGGATTCGCCCAGCCTATGCGATCACCGAGCAAATCAAACTGGTGACCGAGCTGGGCCATGATCAGGTCGAGGCCACAGGCGGCACGCGCAAACTGAGCAAGTTCACCATCGCTCCGACCTGGTCACCCAAGGGCCCGGAATTCTGGGCGCGCCCCGAGGTGCGTCTGTATTACACCTATGCCAGCTGGAACGAGGCGGCCAAACGGGCGGCCAATGAACTGGCGGCAGGTTCGGCGTTATCCGACACCGGTGCCTTCGGCACGGCGCGGCATGGTTCGAACGTCGGATTGCAGGTCGAGTACTGGTGGAAATAA
- the treC gene encoding alpha,alpha-phosphotrehalase translates to MQDWQRSVIYQIYPKSFHSHAGNPTGDLLGVVAKLDYLHWLGVDCLWITPFLRSPQRDNGYDISDYYAIDPSYGTMADCELLIAEAAKRGIKLMLDIVVNHTSIEHTWFQQARSSLDSPYRDFYIWRDQPNNWESKFGGSAWEYEAQTGQYYLHLFDHTQADLNWDNPKVRAEVFKMMRFWRDKGVGGFRLDVINLISKPADFPEDNTDGRRFYTDGPNVHEYLQQMHREVFEGHDLINVGEMSSTSLEHCIRYSRPESKELSMTFNFHHLKVDYPNLQKWIRADFDFLELKRILSDWQTGMQAGGGWNALFWCNHDQPRVVSRFGDDGEHRVVSAKMLGTALHFLQGTPFVYQGEELGMTNPGFDHIDQYRDVETLNIFRLKREAGASDADNMAAIMQKSRDNSRTPMHWSAEPNAGFSAVEPWIGVPANAAQINVAHQLDDPDSVLHHYRQLIALRRSEALMSDGVYRQLLPEHTQIWAYVREGNGECLLVLNNFYGTPCEVELPPEVISEAMAQRLVISNYPDCPPRHRQVFLRPYESFVLHLTNI, encoded by the coding sequence ATGCAAGACTGGCAACGTTCGGTGATCTACCAGATCTATCCGAAGAGTTTTCACAGCCACGCCGGCAACCCCACGGGGGATTTGCTCGGCGTCGTGGCCAAGCTCGATTACCTGCACTGGCTGGGTGTCGATTGCCTGTGGATTACGCCGTTCCTGCGTTCGCCCCAGCGTGACAACGGTTACGACATCAGCGATTACTACGCCATCGACCCGAGTTACGGGACCATGGCTGACTGCGAGTTGCTGATTGCCGAAGCCGCCAAGCGCGGGATCAAGCTGATGCTCGACATCGTGGTCAACCACACCTCGATCGAACACACCTGGTTCCAGCAGGCCCGAAGCAGCCTCGATAGCCCTTACCGCGACTTCTATATCTGGCGCGACCAGCCGAACAACTGGGAATCCAAGTTCGGCGGTTCGGCTTGGGAGTACGAAGCCCAGACCGGTCAGTATTACCTGCACTTGTTCGACCACACGCAGGCCGACCTGAACTGGGACAACCCCAAGGTGCGCGCTGAAGTCTTCAAGATGATGCGATTCTGGCGCGACAAAGGCGTGGGCGGTTTCCGTCTGGATGTGATCAACCTGATTTCCAAACCGGCGGATTTCCCTGAGGACAACACTGACGGTCGACGTTTTTACACCGATGGCCCGAACGTCCACGAGTACTTGCAGCAGATGCACCGCGAAGTGTTCGAAGGTCATGACCTGATCAACGTAGGCGAGATGTCGTCCACCAGTCTGGAACACTGCATTCGCTACTCGCGGCCGGAGTCGAAAGAGCTGTCGATGACCTTCAACTTTCATCACTTGAAGGTTGATTACCCGAACCTGCAAAAGTGGATTCGCGCCGATTTCGATTTCCTCGAACTCAAGCGCATCCTCTCCGACTGGCAGACCGGCATGCAGGCCGGCGGTGGCTGGAACGCGCTGTTCTGGTGTAACCACGACCAGCCGCGGGTGGTTTCGCGGTTTGGTGATGACGGCGAGCATCGGGTGGTGTCGGCGAAGATGCTCGGCACCGCGCTGCATTTCCTCCAGGGCACGCCGTTTGTGTATCAAGGCGAAGAGCTGGGCATGACCAATCCGGGGTTTGATCACATCGATCAGTACCGCGATGTCGAGACTCTGAACATCTTCCGGCTCAAGCGCGAGGCCGGTGCCAGCGACGCCGACAACATGGCGGCGATCATGCAGAAGTCCCGGGACAACAGTCGCACGCCGATGCACTGGAGCGCCGAGCCGAACGCTGGTTTCAGCGCTGTCGAACCGTGGATCGGGGTGCCGGCCAATGCCGCGCAAATCAACGTCGCCCACCAACTCGACGACCCGGACTCGGTGCTGCATCACTACCGTCAGCTGATTGCCCTGCGCCGCAGTGAAGCGCTGATGTCCGATGGCGTGTACCGGCAGTTGTTGCCTGAACACACGCAAATCTGGGCGTACGTGCGTGAAGGCAATGGTGAGTGTTTGCTGGTGTTGAATAACTTTTATGGCACGCCGTGCGAAGTTGAACTGCCGCCGGAGGTGATCAGCGAAGCGATGGCACAACGTCTGGTGATCAGCAATTACCCGGACTGTCCGCCACGACATCGGCAGGTCTTTTTACGGCCCTATGAGTCGTTCGTTCTGCACCTGACCAACATTTAA
- the treP gene encoding PTS system trehalose-specific EIIBC component, whose translation MSHDYPNIVTELLHSLGGSDNLEQAAHCVTRLRLALKDPSLVDSATLNRIDLVKGSFYTGGLFQVVIGPGEVEKVYAELRRQTGLAVSTIADVKQKSADKINAMQRLVRVFSDVFMPILPALIIAGLLMGINNLIGAKGMFIEGKTLLDAYPTLDGLWSLINLMANTSFVFLPALVGWSAAKRFGGSEILGIVLGLMLVHPDLLNAWNYGKAVAGLEGQSLPYFDILGVFQIEKVGYQGQILPILLAAYVMSVIEKWLRARVPNAIQLLVVPITTIVVTGVLALAVIGPVTRHLGILITEGVVTLFDLAPMVGGAIFGLLYAPLVITGMHHMFLAVDLQLISTQGGTFIWPMIVMSNLAQGSAALGVFYMTRSVRDKSMASTSAISAYFGITEPAMFGVNLRYKFPFYAALIGSALGCIFLSLNKVQASAIGVGGLPGFISIIPQFIPMFVVGMVIAMVVPFVLTCGLSMKIVRPGYRVA comes from the coding sequence ATGAGCCATGACTATCCGAACATCGTCACCGAGCTGCTGCACAGCCTCGGTGGCAGCGACAACCTCGAGCAGGCCGCGCACTGTGTCACACGGCTGCGCCTGGCCCTCAAGGACCCGAGCCTGGTCGACAGCGCCACGCTGAACCGGATCGATCTGGTCAAGGGTTCGTTCTATACCGGCGGCCTGTTCCAGGTGGTGATCGGCCCTGGCGAAGTGGAAAAGGTCTACGCCGAGCTGCGCCGACAGACCGGTCTCGCCGTCTCGACCATCGCCGACGTCAAACAGAAAAGCGCCGACAAGATCAACGCCATGCAGCGACTGGTGCGGGTGTTTTCCGACGTATTCATGCCGATTCTCCCGGCGCTGATCATTGCCGGCCTGCTGATGGGCATCAACAACCTGATCGGCGCCAAGGGCATGTTCATCGAGGGCAAGACCCTGCTGGACGCCTATCCGACGCTGGACGGGCTCTGGAGCCTGATCAACCTGATGGCCAACACGTCCTTCGTGTTCCTCCCGGCGCTGGTGGGCTGGTCGGCGGCCAAGCGCTTTGGCGGCAGCGAAATCCTCGGCATTGTGCTCGGCCTGATGCTGGTGCACCCGGATCTGCTCAACGCCTGGAACTACGGCAAAGCGGTGGCCGGGCTTGAGGGGCAGAGCTTGCCGTACTTCGACATCCTCGGTGTGTTCCAGATCGAGAAAGTCGGTTATCAGGGCCAGATCCTGCCGATCCTGCTGGCGGCCTATGTGATGAGCGTCATCGAAAAGTGGTTGCGGGCACGGGTGCCGAACGCCATTCAACTGCTGGTGGTGCCGATCACCACCATCGTCGTCACCGGTGTGCTGGCGCTGGCGGTAATTGGTCCGGTGACGCGCCATCTGGGGATTCTCATCACTGAAGGCGTGGTCACCCTGTTCGATCTGGCGCCGATGGTTGGCGGGGCGATTTTCGGCCTGCTCTACGCACCGCTGGTGATCACTGGCATGCACCACATGTTTCTGGCGGTCGACTTGCAACTGATCTCCACCCAGGGTGGCACGTTCATCTGGCCGATGATCGTCATGTCCAACCTCGCCCAGGGCAGCGCGGCATTGGGGGTGTTCTACATGACCCGCAGTGTGCGGGACAAAAGCATGGCCTCGACCTCGGCGATTTCTGCCTACTTCGGCATCACCGAGCCGGCCATGTTCGGGGTCAACCTGCGCTACAAGTTTCCGTTCTATGCGGCCCTGATCGGTTCCGCCCTGGGCTGCATTTTCCTGTCGCTGAACAAGGTCCAGGCCTCGGCGATCGGCGTTGGCGGCTTGCCCGGTTTCATCTCGATCATCCCGCAGTTCATTCCGATGTTCGTGGTCGGGATGGTGATTGCCATGGTCGTGCCGTTTGTTTTGACCTGCGGGTTGAGCATGAAGATTGTCCGGCCCGGGTATCGGGTCGCCTGA
- the treR gene encoding trehalose operon repressor — protein sequence MSKYNQIYSDLLASITTERLERGARLPSETELMDSYQASRGTVRKAIEQLQERGFAQKVHGKGTFVLSTNPIEFQLGGIVSFQETYPRLGNDVSTEVVEFTQIPLEGPLLDHIKAEEGSLITRIKRVRRIDGKRVILDINHFVSDVIPGLTRDIAEQSIYAFIEQTLQLQIAYAQRTIEAVPRSKDDQQHLDLDGQSHVIVVSNQTFLQDGRQFEYTESRHTLDKFYFSDVARR from the coding sequence ATGAGTAAATACAACCAGATCTACAGCGATCTGCTTGCCAGCATTACCACCGAACGTCTGGAACGCGGCGCCCGATTGCCTTCCGAAACCGAACTGATGGACAGCTATCAAGCCAGTCGCGGCACCGTGCGCAAGGCCATCGAGCAATTGCAGGAGCGCGGTTTCGCCCAGAAAGTCCACGGCAAAGGCACCTTCGTGCTGTCCACCAACCCGATCGAATTCCAGCTGGGCGGCATCGTCAGCTTCCAGGAGACTTACCCGCGCCTGGGCAACGACGTCAGCACCGAGGTAGTCGAGTTCACACAAATCCCCCTCGAAGGCCCACTGCTCGACCACATCAAGGCAGAAGAAGGTAGCCTGATCACGCGGATCAAGCGTGTACGGCGGATCGACGGCAAACGGGTGATCCTCGACATCAACCATTTCGTCAGCGACGTGATTCCCGGCCTGACCCGCGACATTGCCGAGCAGTCGATCTACGCCTTCATCGAACAGACCCTGCAACTGCAAATCGCTTACGCCCAACGCACCATCGAAGCGGTGCCCCGGAGCAAGGATGACCAGCAACACCTGGACCTCGACGGCCAGAGCCATGTGATCGTGGTCAGTAACCAGACGTTCCTGCAAGACGGCCGCCAGTTCGAGTACACCGAATCGCGGCATACCCTCGACAAGTTCTACTTTTCGGATGTGGCACGGCGCTGA
- a CDS encoding membrane-targeted effector domain-containing toxin → MPTDQTSETLPDTADKQHLLTIAPVIVTACPDLHEEAHVMATEILKKHGITGLDPDQVWWHRFGNVTASSTQTFLGWEHYPKPSQSMTLTQLVIHRYYVTDQDYFDQLDCYGGFYTADATASIYNETNEVRMYPSAVLKDFWHETFSDRYRDKLNAYWSAHFDDYRTLAKCNYLSKAVQARENGALQEEEFQIVIRAVAADKCWPISLETLRAQTSAPADLRVCALDVAGHVATDILRIDDGSGRQITYVPGATEAFHVHPTLTDMHWWILLQMNDDARYTEFMTHFPLSVRQEIHDNITPLMNQLVGTWGKYDHHLINQKNITINGDAFSWLSRNVQSAMSQEADLSLVTNGQLRKGMWLGYLSAGLHVFGPLALLGWPIALPVIGASIASMGLNIDKAVNGKTVAERKAGVKGAVLAGINLLFNLPLLKEVDVLEEVGASAEAAEAAEMARLREANNPAEPIGTQEQELSDGSGRATTQLPEFIPLKPAPAQNLEVPEHWQSNEILESEAPLATSGKFQGIYSLNSNPSTAIMMNDAAYYVRYETDINGGGTWAIIDPANPHASSGSIPVRLNADGEWELTPKSGLKGGGNDDLAAVPGPSRFPDHVRPPESFSVPSTKYDTSNGRSLNFLGLGKKETHIKIINLPNGRIQGVTPYEEFVAGHRTALLRDARAFFSKENFFASLPTRPVQPVITPSMTVPELIQEIFDASPGLVIGESQDRIASMRFLIENMQTLARQGVKTIYMHRLLNDFNQMDLNIFGRGAKMDGMLEKYLKQLQSDPAGQFTPLEVVKVARENGIRIQSTDCLASYRYPESSLIDVQEQSIKNYLTTTIMRANEALGRSGKWVVLTGQENTNTFRGIAGLSEMNGGIGLRIEEVLPERSLHMEIDHGIEVGRNASPPPVNFHGEFDTLYADINLQVPMPMLQRTPDEIAQLLFRQGMFTFKESDGTWTLVHRSRTGLITETLVERTADGQYLVNRPAWTDIHQKPYPNLISLSHALTGMGMKLEGRLPV, encoded by the coding sequence ATGCCTACCGATCAAACAAGTGAAACGCTGCCCGATACCGCAGACAAACAACACCTTCTGACCATCGCGCCCGTCATCGTGACTGCCTGTCCCGACTTGCACGAAGAAGCCCATGTGATGGCCACCGAAATCCTGAAAAAACACGGCATTACCGGCCTGGACCCGGATCAGGTCTGGTGGCATCGCTTTGGCAATGTCACGGCCAGCAGCACCCAGACCTTCCTGGGCTGGGAGCATTACCCTAAACCCAGTCAGTCAATGACCCTGACGCAGCTGGTGATTCATCGGTACTACGTCACGGATCAGGACTATTTCGATCAGCTGGACTGTTACGGCGGGTTTTACACCGCCGACGCAACCGCCAGCATTTACAACGAAACCAACGAAGTCCGGATGTACCCCAGCGCGGTGCTCAAGGATTTCTGGCACGAGACCTTCAGTGACCGTTACCGGGACAAGCTGAACGCCTACTGGAGCGCGCATTTCGATGACTACCGGACCTTGGCGAAATGCAACTATCTGAGTAAAGCCGTCCAGGCACGGGAAAACGGTGCGCTGCAGGAGGAAGAGTTCCAAATCGTCATCCGGGCCGTCGCCGCTGACAAATGCTGGCCGATCTCCCTGGAGACCTTGCGTGCGCAAACCTCTGCACCAGCAGATCTGCGGGTGTGCGCCCTGGACGTCGCCGGGCATGTCGCCACGGATATTCTGCGTATCGATGACGGTAGCGGACGGCAAATCACCTATGTCCCGGGGGCCACAGAAGCGTTTCACGTGCACCCGACGTTGACGGACATGCACTGGTGGATCCTGCTGCAAATGAACGATGACGCGCGTTATACCGAGTTCATGACTCACTTCCCGCTGTCGGTGCGTCAGGAGATCCACGACAACATTACGCCCCTGATGAACCAGTTGGTGGGCACGTGGGGCAAATACGATCACCATCTGATCAATCAAAAAAACATCACCATCAACGGTGACGCGTTTTCCTGGTTGAGCCGTAATGTGCAGAGCGCAATGTCGCAAGAGGCCGATCTGTCTCTGGTGACCAACGGACAACTGCGTAAAGGCATGTGGCTGGGTTACCTGAGCGCCGGTCTGCACGTCTTCGGGCCGCTGGCGCTGCTCGGCTGGCCGATTGCACTGCCGGTGATTGGCGCCAGCATCGCCTCAATGGGCTTGAACATCGACAAGGCCGTGAACGGCAAAACGGTAGCGGAGCGCAAGGCCGGCGTAAAAGGCGCCGTGCTGGCTGGCATCAACCTTCTGTTCAACCTTCCGCTGCTCAAGGAGGTCGATGTTCTGGAAGAGGTCGGCGCTTCGGCCGAGGCCGCCGAAGCCGCCGAAATGGCCAGGCTGCGGGAGGCCAACAATCCTGCCGAACCGATCGGTACGCAAGAACAGGAGCTGTCCGACGGTTCAGGGCGCGCAACCACTCAACTTCCAGAGTTCATCCCTCTGAAACCGGCGCCGGCACAGAACCTTGAAGTACCGGAGCACTGGCAAAGTAACGAGATTCTGGAAAGTGAGGCGCCACTTGCCACCAGCGGCAAGTTCCAGGGCATCTACTCGCTCAACTCCAACCCCTCGACTGCCATCATGATGAACGACGCAGCCTATTACGTGCGTTACGAAACCGACATCAACGGCGGTGGCACCTGGGCCATCATCGACCCGGCAAACCCTCACGCGTCCTCAGGATCGATCCCCGTGCGTTTGAACGCCGATGGCGAGTGGGAGTTGACGCCCAAATCCGGTTTGAAGGGTGGTGGCAACGACGACCTCGCCGCTGTTCCGGGTCCTTCCCGGTTTCCCGACCATGTCCGACCACCGGAATCATTTAGCGTGCCCTCGACGAAGTACGACACCTCCAATGGGCGGTCGCTCAACTTCCTGGGGCTAGGTAAGAAAGAAACGCACATAAAAATAATCAACCTTCCCAACGGACGCATACAAGGGGTGACACCCTATGAAGAGTTCGTCGCGGGACATCGCACTGCTCTATTGAGAGATGCTCGTGCTTTCTTCTCCAAAGAAAACTTTTTTGCCTCATTGCCGACACGCCCGGTACAACCCGTCATCACGCCGTCGATGACTGTCCCGGAACTCATTCAGGAAATATTCGATGCTTCGCCGGGATTAGTGATTGGAGAAAGCCAGGATCGTATTGCCAGCATGCGGTTCCTGATCGAGAACATGCAGACGTTGGCCAGGCAAGGCGTCAAGACGATCTATATGCATCGCTTGCTCAATGACTTCAATCAAATGGACCTGAATATTTTCGGCAGAGGCGCAAAGATGGACGGCATGCTCGAAAAGTATTTGAAACAGTTACAAAGCGATCCTGCCGGGCAGTTCACCCCTCTTGAGGTCGTCAAGGTGGCTCGCGAGAACGGTATCAGGATCCAGTCGACCGATTGCCTGGCAAGTTACCGATATCCAGAATCGTCCCTCATTGATGTTCAGGAACAATCCATTAAAAACTACCTCACCACCACGATCATGCGTGCCAATGAAGCGCTTGGCAGATCAGGTAAATGGGTCGTGCTGACGGGCCAGGAAAACACCAATACCTTTAGAGGCATTGCCGGCCTCAGTGAAATGAATGGCGGTATCGGCTTGCGTATCGAGGAAGTACTTCCCGAGCGCAGCCTGCATATGGAGATAGACCACGGCATAGAGGTGGGCCGCAATGCCAGCCCACCGCCTGTCAACTTTCATGGAGAGTTCGACACCTTGTATGCCGATATCAACCTGCAAGTGCCGATGCCCATGCTGCAACGAACGCCGGACGAAATCGCTCAACTGCTGTTCCGCCAGGGAATGTTCACTTTCAAGGAATCTGACGGAACCTGGACATTGGTCCATCGCAGCAGAACCGGCCTGATCACAGAGACTCTGGTTGAACGAACGGCCGATGGGCAATACCTGGTCAATCGCCCCGCCTGGACTGACATCCATCAAAAACCTTACCCCAACCTGATCAGCCTTTCCCATGCGCTCACCGGCATGGGCATGAAACTCGAAGGACGCTTGCCAGTGTAG
- a CDS encoding TerD family protein — MNQELFLRRRTKVHVPMGTGGATRAQVASAVREVAAFRCVLSEPLIERIGMLSAAELTHWLRDVVGVLRRQTGAHVHHKPFYPDFPEQVLTASEAELYLNAVIHYLTLRRLPPSEHSRPALLEGNFISRVIEPGSVSEFESLLELLASSRTSLSEEEAADVVWFVREYKSDVFRLLPEAIPFREIRAQLGGALILHVAGDARVDAFLEQNVETATDVLRLAIALNGGDVSLTTASTRFTAMKRSMRRLLLRLLDHIPNAAEDVMRHAERWKRLAEALHPGDYADKYPRALAAITAARRNEAPASFGSRVETLLAQRHIATLTPLLQSRPGEFARRLDVTLRRATEADSVLDAFEAVATQVSSPILLQMLAQVRAPRPLPLRAFTPKGALAKVYGTEDRREPLTPEVLARAARICEDALVKRFASLPPLGRCFIDPALREYRVPLAQRASSKSLRTLVRGSLLPMPDTRFIRLFLWWKNGRERTDIDLSAAFFDANFVFTQTVAYYNLKGFGGYHSGDIVDAPDGASEFIDLDLDVLVEKGIRYVVTSINSFTEQPYCDLPECFAGWMARADAASGEVFEPRSVFDRIDIASDTHICLPFVMDLQERRVIWADLGLTSSPRWNNVRNNLSGISLMLRALVHTPRPDLETLFDLHVRARGERVASPQQAQAVFAPDQGITPFDTDLIRSQFL; from the coding sequence ATGAATCAGGAACTGTTCCTGCGTCGCCGTACCAAAGTTCACGTCCCGATGGGCACTGGCGGTGCCACGCGCGCTCAGGTCGCGTCGGCTGTCCGGGAAGTTGCAGCATTCCGATGCGTCCTGTCCGAGCCCCTGATTGAGCGAATCGGCATGCTGTCGGCGGCAGAACTCACGCACTGGCTGCGCGACGTTGTCGGAGTGCTTCGACGGCAGACCGGCGCTCATGTTCACCACAAGCCGTTTTATCCTGACTTTCCAGAGCAAGTTCTGACGGCTTCAGAGGCGGAATTGTACCTTAACGCCGTCATACACTACCTCACGCTTCGGCGTTTACCACCAAGCGAACACTCTCGACCTGCGCTGCTTGAAGGCAACTTCATATCCCGCGTTATCGAACCGGGAAGCGTCTCTGAGTTCGAGTCACTGCTCGAGCTGCTGGCTTCATCGCGCACCTCGCTCTCCGAAGAGGAAGCTGCCGATGTCGTCTGGTTTGTCCGAGAGTACAAAAGCGATGTGTTCCGTCTGCTGCCTGAGGCCATCCCGTTCCGGGAGATCCGTGCGCAGCTTGGCGGCGCACTGATCCTGCATGTAGCTGGCGATGCACGGGTGGACGCATTCCTGGAGCAAAACGTCGAAACGGCGACTGACGTGCTACGACTGGCGATCGCACTGAATGGAGGAGACGTGTCACTGACGACAGCTTCAACACGTTTCACAGCGATGAAGCGCTCTATGCGCCGTCTGCTGTTGCGCCTGCTCGATCACATACCCAACGCTGCAGAAGACGTGATGCGACATGCTGAGCGCTGGAAACGCCTGGCTGAAGCACTGCATCCAGGCGACTATGCCGATAAGTACCCACGAGCTCTAGCCGCCATCACGGCCGCGCGTCGCAACGAAGCGCCGGCCTCATTTGGTTCACGTGTCGAAACATTGCTTGCCCAGCGTCACATCGCCACGCTTACTCCCCTACTACAAAGCCGTCCTGGTGAGTTCGCACGACGACTGGATGTGACCCTGCGCCGCGCGACCGAAGCAGACTCTGTACTCGACGCGTTCGAGGCTGTTGCGACACAAGTGTCCTCACCTATTCTGCTGCAGATGCTGGCCCAAGTACGTGCCCCGCGCCCCCTGCCCTTGCGGGCCTTCACACCGAAAGGGGCATTGGCCAAAGTCTACGGCACTGAGGATCGACGGGAACCTCTCACACCTGAAGTGTTGGCGCGTGCAGCCCGAATCTGCGAAGACGCTCTCGTAAAGCGTTTTGCGTCACTGCCGCCGCTAGGCCGCTGTTTCATCGATCCAGCATTACGTGAATACCGGGTTCCGCTGGCGCAGCGTGCCTCATCGAAGTCGCTACGCACGCTGGTGCGAGGCAGTCTGTTGCCCATGCCTGACACACGTTTCATTCGCCTCTTCCTGTGGTGGAAGAACGGTCGTGAACGCACGGACATCGACTTGTCCGCCGCATTTTTCGACGCCAACTTCGTGTTCACACAAACGGTCGCGTACTACAACCTGAAGGGTTTCGGCGGCTACCACAGCGGCGACATCGTCGACGCGCCTGACGGGGCTTCGGAGTTCATCGACCTCGACCTTGATGTCCTCGTCGAGAAAGGTATCCGCTATGTCGTCACATCTATCAACTCATTCACCGAGCAGCCGTACTGCGATCTTCCAGAATGCTTCGCCGGCTGGATGGCCCGCGCCGACGCGGCATCAGGTGAAGTGTTCGAGCCGCGATCCGTGTTCGATCGTATCGATATCGCATCCGACACACATATCTGTCTGCCATTTGTGATGGACTTGCAGGAGCGACGAGTGATCTGGGCCGATCTGGGGCTGACTTCATCTCCCCGGTGGAACAATGTCAGGAACAACCTCAGTGGAATATCGTTGATGCTGCGGGCTTTGGTACATACACCACGGCCTGATTTGGAGACTCTGTTCGATTTACATGTACGAGCACGGGGGGAACGAGTGGCTTCGCCGCAGCAGGCACAGGCGGTGTTTGCACCTGATCAAGGGATAACGCCGTTCGATACGGATTTGATTCGATCACAGTTTCTCTAA
- a CDS encoding DUF6632 domain-containing protein — MNDSQKLAALRVVLIVVGLIALFAIWPLMILWPSGWTWHRGHSEYPLMIVGIYATLGVFLLMASRDPMKHLSLIWFTVWSSVVHGAIMAVQSFGIEMDGTRHLEHLFGDVPALFIVAAVLAFFTPRGEKAHLLPD, encoded by the coding sequence ATGAACGACAGCCAAAAACTCGCCGCCTTGCGCGTCGTTTTGATCGTCGTGGGCCTGATCGCGTTGTTCGCTATCTGGCCGTTGATGATCCTGTGGCCGTCCGGCTGGACGTGGCACCGTGGGCATTCCGAGTATCCGTTGATGATCGTCGGTATCTATGCGACGCTCGGCGTGTTCCTGCTGATGGCGTCTCGCGATCCGATGAAGCATCTGAGTTTGATCTGGTTCACGGTGTGGTCGAGCGTGGTGCACGGCGCGATCATGGCCGTGCAGTCCTTCGGTATCGAGATGGATGGAACGCGGCATTTAGAACATTTATTCGGCGATGTACCGGCGTTGTTTATCGTCGCAGCGGTGCTGGCGTTCTTCACGCCGCGGGGCGAGAAGGCGCACTTGCTGCCTGATTGA